In Musa acuminata AAA Group cultivar baxijiao chromosome BXJ3-11, Cavendish_Baxijiao_AAA, whole genome shotgun sequence, one DNA window encodes the following:
- the LOC108951701 gene encoding hydrophobic protein LTI6B encodes MADEGTVNCIDILVAILLPPLGVFLKFGCQVEFWICLLLTLFGYLPGIIYAVYAITK; translated from the exons ATGGCGGACGAGGGCACGGTCAATTGCATCGATATTCTTGTGGCCATCCTCCTCCCCCCACTGGGCGTCTTCCTCAAATTCGGATGCCAG GTGGAGTTCTGGATCTGCCTGTTGTTGACCTTGTTTGGGTACCTCCCGGGGATCATCTACGCTGTGTATGCCATCACCAAGTAA
- the LOC103970069 gene encoding H/ACA ribonucleoprotein complex subunit 4: MTSPPPPGEIASSHPTTTEKKKTKSKEDKRSAANGGGDQEKDYFIKPQSFTPAVDTSDWPILLKNYDRLNVRTGHYTPLPAGHSPLKRPLAEYLRYGVLNLDKPSNPSSHEVVAWIKRIFRAEKTGHSGTLDPKVTGNLIVCIDRATRLVKSQQGAGKEYVCVARLHSAVPDVAKVARALETLTGAVFQRPPLISAVKRELRIRTIYESKLLEYDPDRHLVVFWISCQAGTYVRTLCVHLGLILGVGGHMQELRRVRSGILGEKDNMVTMHDVLDAQWTYDNFQDESYLRRVVMPLEVLLTSYKRLVVKDSAVNAICYGAKLMIPGLLRFENDIDVGEEVVLMTTKGEAIALGIAEMTTAVMATCDHGSVAKIKRVVMDRDTYPRKWGLGPRALMKKKMITEGLLDKHGKPNEKTPSEWLRNVVLPTGGDSMVASLAAAPEPAVVQKEDIVIEEVKEDKKKKKKKHKDRDDKDDDGEGRKHKLEDAGELPASKKVKVEEIQEAVLETEPKKLKKVKDEVVEALEEEKSEKKKKKKKKKDKEREEEELTDEENIANERKKEKKHKNKAGSSDEEKLTEDKEKQKKKKNKKKKNEEDKLGEETGSLTGNNEEEEKSEKLKKKKNRNAEETAA, encoded by the coding sequence ATGACCTCGCCACCGCCGCCGGGCGAGATCGCCTCCTCGCATCCCACTACCAccgagaagaagaagacgaaaagCAAGGAGGACAAGAGGTCCGCCGCCAACGGTGGAGGAGACCAGGAGAAGGATTACTTCATCAAGCCTCAATCTTTTACTCCGGCCGTCGACACCTCTGACTGGCCAATCCTTCTCAAGAACTACGACCGCCTCAACGTCCGTACCGGCCACTACACGCCACTGCCCGCCGGACACTCCCCGCTGAAACGGCCCCTCGCAGAGTACCTCCGCTATGGCGTCCTCAACCTCGACAAGCCCTCCAACCCTTCGTCCCATGAGGTCGTCGCCTGGATCAAGCGCATCTTCCGCGCGGAGAAGACCGGCCATAGCGGCACCCTCGACCCCAAGGTCACCGGCAACCTCATCGTCTGCATTGACCGCGCCACCCGCCTTGTCAAGTCCCAGCAGGGCGCCGGCAAGGAGTACGTTTGCGTCGCTCGCCTCCACTCTGCTGTACCTGACGTCGCCAAGGTCGCCCGCGCCCTCGAGACCCTCACTGGCGCAGTCTTTCAACGGCCCCCGCTCATCTCCGCTGTCAAGCGCGAGCTCCGCATCCGGACCATCTACGAGAGCAAGCTACTGGAGTACGACCCCGACCGGCACCTGGTCGTCTTCTGGATCTCCTGTCAGGCCGGGACCTATGTACGTACTCTTTGCGTCCACCTCGGGCTGATCCTTGGGGTCGGAGGGCACATGCAGGAGCTGCGGCGGGTGCGCTCGGGGATCCTCGGCGAGAAGGATAATATGGTGACCATGCATGATGTGTTGGACGCCCAGTGGACGTATGACAATTTCCAGGACGAGAGCTACTTGAGGCGAGtggtcatgccattggaggtgctGCTGACCAGCTACAAGAGGCTGGTTGTCAAGGACTCTGCAGTGAATGCTATTTGCTATGGAGCCAAGCTGATGATTCCTGGACTTCTGAGATTCGAGAATGATATTGACGTTGGGGAGGAAGTGGTGCTGATGACCACCAAAGGTGAGGCGATTGCTCTGGGGATTGCTGAAATGACAACCGCGGTTATGGCAACTTGTGATCATGGATCGGTAGCAAAGATAAAGAGAGTGGTGATGGATCGGGATACCTACCCCAGGAAGTGGGGTCTGGGGCCGAGAGcactgatgaagaagaagatgatcacGGAAGGCCTGCTGGATAAGCATGGGAAGCCGAATGAAAAGACACCATCTGAGTGGCTCAGGAATGTGGTGCTTCCAACAGGAGGGGATTCAATGGTTGCCAGCCTTGCTGCAGCACCAGAGCCTGCGGTGGTGCAGAAGGAAGACATAGTGATTGAAGAAGTGAAAgaggataagaagaagaagaagaagaaacacaaaGACAGGGATGATAAAGATGATGATGGTGAAGGGCGGAAGCATAAGTTGGAGGATGCTGGAGAACTGCCTGCTTCTAAGAAGGTAAAAGTAGAGGAAATTCAAGAAGCCGTACTGGAAACTGAACCAAAGAAGCTGAAGAAGGTGAAGGATGAGGTTGTGGAAGCactggaggaggagaaaagcgagaagaagaaaaagaagaagaagaagaaggataaagagagagaagaagaagaattaacTGATGAGGAGAACATTGCaaatgaaagaaagaaggaaaagaaacataaaaataaagcaGGTTCTTCTGATGAAGAGAAGTTAACAGAGGacaaagagaaacagaagaagaagaagaataagaagaagaagaatgaagaGGACAAGCTTGGTGAAGAAACTGGCAGCTTAACTGGCAACaatgaagaggaagagaaaagtgagaagttgaaaaagaaaaagaaccgaAATGCAGAAGAAACAGCGGCATGA
- the LOC135652514 gene encoding GTP-binding protein YPTM2-like isoform X1 has product MNPEYDYLFKLLLIGDSGVGKSCLLLRFADDSYLESYISTIGVDFKIRTVEQDGKTVKLQIWDTAGQERFRTITSSYYRGAHGIIVCSNNQLKYILCYSRGNLMDCLIESLELQVVYDVTDQESFNNVKQWLNEIDRYASDNVNKLLVGNKCDLTANKVVSYETAKAFADEIGIPFMEASAKNATNVEQAFMAMTAAIKNRMASQPAMNGAKPPTVQIRGQPLNQKSSCCSS; this is encoded by the exons ATGAATCCGGAGTA TGATTATTTATTCAAGCTTTTGCTTATCGGTGATTCAGGTGTGGGAAAATCATGCCTCCTCCTAAGATTTGCG GATGATTCTTACTTGGAAAGTTACATCAGCACCATCGGAGTTGATTTT AAAATACGCACTGTTGAACAGGATGGAAAGACTGTTAAACTTCAAATC TGGGATACTGCTGGCCAAGAGAGATTCAGAACAATTACAAGCAGCTATTACCGTGGTGCCCATGGTATCATTGTATGTTCAAACAATcaacttaaatatattttatgttattcCAGAGGAAACTTGATGGATTGTCTAATCGAATCCCTTGAGTTGCAGGTAGTGTATGATGTGACGGATCAGGAGAGCTTCAACAATGTAAAGCAGTGGTTGAATGAGATCGATCGGTATGCCAGTGACAACGTGAACAAGCTTCTGGTTGGGAACAAGTGCGATCTTACTGCAAACAAAGTTGTGTCGTACGAGACTGCTAAG GCCTTTGCCGATGAAATTGGAATTCCTTTCATGGAAGCTAGTGCCAAAAATGCCACCAATGTGGAGCAGGCCTTCATGGCCATGACTGCTGCCATCAAGAACAG GATGGCCAGTCAACCGGCCATGAACGGTGCGAAGCCGCCAACAGTGCAAATTCGGGGACAACCTCTCAACCAGAAGAGCAGCTGCTGCTCTTCCTGA
- the LOC135652514 gene encoding GTP-binding protein YPTM2-like isoform X2, whose product MNPEYDYLFKLLLIGDSGVGKSCLLLRFADDSYLESYISTIGVDFKIRTVEQDGKTVKLQIWDTAGQERFRTITSSYYRGAHGIIVVYDVTDQESFNNVKQWLNEIDRYASDNVNKLLVGNKCDLTANKVVSYETAKAFADEIGIPFMEASAKNATNVEQAFMAMTAAIKNRMASQPAMNGAKPPTVQIRGQPLNQKSSCCSS is encoded by the exons ATGAATCCGGAGTA TGATTATTTATTCAAGCTTTTGCTTATCGGTGATTCAGGTGTGGGAAAATCATGCCTCCTCCTAAGATTTGCG GATGATTCTTACTTGGAAAGTTACATCAGCACCATCGGAGTTGATTTT AAAATACGCACTGTTGAACAGGATGGAAAGACTGTTAAACTTCAAATC TGGGATACTGCTGGCCAAGAGAGATTCAGAACAATTACAAGCAGCTATTACCGTGGTGCCCATGGTATCATT GTAGTGTATGATGTGACGGATCAGGAGAGCTTCAACAATGTAAAGCAGTGGTTGAATGAGATCGATCGGTATGCCAGTGACAACGTGAACAAGCTTCTGGTTGGGAACAAGTGCGATCTTACTGCAAACAAAGTTGTGTCGTACGAGACTGCTAAG GCCTTTGCCGATGAAATTGGAATTCCTTTCATGGAAGCTAGTGCCAAAAATGCCACCAATGTGGAGCAGGCCTTCATGGCCATGACTGCTGCCATCAAGAACAG GATGGCCAGTCAACCGGCCATGAACGGTGCGAAGCCGCCAACAGTGCAAATTCGGGGACAACCTCTCAACCAGAAGAGCAGCTGCTGCTCTTCCTGA
- the LOC135652139 gene encoding peptide methionine sulfoxide reductase A4, chloroplastic-like → MSWLGKLGFGLGGRAATEASSAVAQGPDEDAPAAGQEFAQFGAGCFWGVELAFQRVPGVTKTEVGYSQGSLHEATYEDVCTGATNHAEVVRVQYDPLACSYDDLLQVFWARHDPTTINRQANDVGTQYRSGIYYYTQEQEKAARETMEKHQEVLDRKIVTEILPAKKFYRAEEYHQQYLEKGGRFGSKQSAAKGCSDPIRCYG, encoded by the exons ATGAGCTGGCTGGGAAAGTTAGGGTTCGGCCTTGGCGGCCGAGCTGCGACGGAGGCGTCGTCAGCGGTCGCGCAGGGCCCTGACGAGGACGCGCCGGCGGCCGGGCAGGAGTTTGCCCAGTTCGGCGCCGGCTGCTTCTGGGGCGTCGAGCTTGCCTTCCAGCGGGTGCCCGGTGTGACCAAGACGGAGGTTGGCTACAGCCAGGGGAGCCTCCACGAGGCCACCTACGAGGATGTGTGCACCGGCGCCACCAACCACGCCGAGGTGGTACGGGTGCAGTACGACCCCCTGGCGTGCAGCTACGATGACCTGCTCCAAGTGTTCTGGGCGCGGCATGACCCCACCACTATCAACCGCCAG GCAAACGATGTTGGGACCCAATATCGCTCTGGAATATACTACTACACACAAGAACAGGAAAAAGCAGCCAGAGAAACTATGGAGAAGCACCAGGAGGTGTTGGACAGGAAGATTGTGACAGAAATTCTTCCTGCAAAGAAATTCTACAGGGCCGAGGAGTATCATCAACAGTATCTGGAGAAAGGTGGGCGCTTTGGTTCCAAACAGTCCGCTGCTAAAGGTTGTAGTGATCCTATTCGCTGCTATGGATGA